A genomic region of Manihot esculenta cultivar AM560-2 chromosome 15, M.esculenta_v8, whole genome shotgun sequence contains the following coding sequences:
- the LOC110602207 gene encoding cysteine protease XCP1: MALSVSNISLFTFLASLFICSVVAHDFSIVGYSPEHLTSMEKLSELFESWMSKHLKIYRSIEEKLYRFEVFKDNLKHIDSRNRDLTTYWLGLNEFADLTHEEFKSKYLGLNRYFPRKGTSEDFSYRDIVDLPKSVDWRKKGAVTPVKNQGSCGSCWAFSTVAAVEGINQIVTGNLTSLSEQELIDCDTAFNNGCNGGLMDYAFEYIVNNGGLHKEEDYPYLMEEGTCDEKREEMAVVTINGYHDVPENDESSFLKALAHQPLSVAIEASGRDFQFYSGGVFSGPCGTELDHGVAAVGYGSSKGLDYVTVKNSWGPKWGEKGYIRMKRNTGKPEGLCGINKMASYPTKNK, encoded by the exons ATGGCTCTCTCAGTTTCAAACATTTCTCTTTTTACCTTTCTAGCATCTCTCTTCATCTGTTCAGTTGTGGCTCATGATTTTTCCATCGTGGGTTACTCACCGGAGCACCTGACTTCTATGGAGAAACTCAGTGAGCTATTTGAATCATGGATGTCTAAACACCTCAAGATCTATAGAAGCATTGAAGAGAAGCTATACCGTTTTGAGGTTTTCAAAGATAACTTGAAGCACATTGATAGTAGAAACAGGGATTTAACTACATATTGGCTTGGATTGAATGAATTTGCAGACCTCACCCATGAAGAGTTCAAGAGCAAATACTTGGGATTGAATAGATACTTCCCAAGGAAAGGAACTTCTGAAGACTTCAGTTACAGAGATATTGTAGACTTACCCAAATCTGTCGACTGGAGAAAGAAAGGAGCTGTGACTCCAGTAAAGAACCAGGGATCATGTGGTAGCTGTTGGGCTTTCTCCACAGTTGCTGCTGTTGAGGGCATAAACCAGATTGTAACAGGAAACCTAACTTCACTTTCAGAGCAGGAGTTGATTGATTGTGACACTGCATTCAATAATGGCTGCAATGGAGGCCTCATGGACTATGCATTTGAATACATAGTCAACAATGGAGGACTTCACAAGGAGGAAGACTACCCATATCTCATGGAGGAAGGCACTTGTGATGAAAAGAGG GAAGAGATGGCGGTAGTGACTATCAATGGTTACCATGATGTGCCAGAGAACGATGAATCAAGTTTCTTGAAGGCACTAGCTCACCAGCCTCTCAGCGTAGCTATTGAGGCTTCCGGGAGAGATTTCCAATTCTACAGCGGG GGGGTATTCAGTGGACCTTGTGGAACAGAGCTAGATCATGGAGTAGCAGCAGTTGGATACGGATCATCAAAGGGGCTAGATTACGTCACTGTGAAGAATTCCTGGGGACCAAAATGGGGTGAAAAAGGGTACATAAGAATGAAGAGAAACACAGGAAAACCAGAAGGGCTCTGCGGGATCAACAAAATGGCTTCTTATCCCACCAAAAATAAGTAA